GGTTCGCGAATTAGCAGCGGGTAGGACGCTAATTCATTCCAACTAACAATTTTCTTTTTTGCTAAGGGATGAGTTGGGCTGCAAATGGGAATGAATTCTTCTTGGCTGAGGATATGGTATGAAAATTTAGCTTTATTAAAATTGCCTTCAATAATGCCAAAGTCCATTTTTCCAAGTTCGATTTGTTGTAAAATGTGTTGTGTATTTTCAGCTAAACAACTAATTTTTTGCAAATCATTTTTGAGTTGCAAAAATTCAATCAACTGACTACCAAAAACTTCACCTAATGAACGAGTGATTCCGAATTGAATCTCGTGTTTTTGGTGATCATCTTGTAAAATTTCCATTAACTGTGTTGTTTGCGAACGTATTCGGGTAAGAAAAACTGCTAATTCTTCGCCAGCAGGTGTAAGTTTCAGATAAGGCCGCTGATAATTAACTAATTTTATTTCTAATTGGTTTTCAAGCCGTTGAATTTGTTGGGTGACAGCTGGTTGAGAAATGAAAAGCTTAGCCGCTGTTTTAGTGTAAGAAAGGGTTTCACTTAAAATTAAAAAAGTTTGATATTCAGCAGTTATCATTGCAAGCTCCCATAAGTATTCATTATATTACTATAGCAAATAATAATTTTATTTTATGACTGATAGTTAGTATTATTAAAACATTACTTGGGAGGGAATGCTAGTGGAATTTTCAATAGTTTTAAAAACAAAGAGTTTTTGGTTAGCAACTGCGATGACACTGATTTGTGCTGTAATTGGTAGTTTGTTAGCACAATTGCCATATTTTTCGTTATTTGGAGCTTTAATTATTGCTTTGATTTTAGGGATGATATTTCAAACAGCAGGAACTTTAAAGAGTCAGGCTGGAATTGGAATTGGCTTTATTTCAAATAAATTTTTGCGTTTAGGAATTATTTTATTAGGAT
Above is a genomic segment from Lactobacillus sp. CBA3606 containing:
- a CDS encoding LysR substrate-binding domain-containing protein — encoded protein: MITAEYQTFLILSETLSYTKTAAKLFISQPAVTQQIQRLENQLEIKLVNYQRPYLKLTPAGEELAVFLTRIRSQTTQLMEILQDDHQKHEIQFGITRSLGEVFGSQLIEFLQLKNDLQKISCLAENTQHILQQIELGKMDFGIIEGNFNKAKFSYHILSQEEFIPICSPTHPLAKKKIVSWNELASYPLLIREPGSGSRTLLTALAQKENISLNDFKQLITISEPTLIRQLVCAGSGISFLYRLLIKKELAAGTIKQLPLERGTIAHDLYFIYAKENYFAQQYFKWFTELKQQLQ